From one Anaerotruncus rubiinfantis genomic stretch:
- a CDS encoding 3-ketoacyl-ACP reductase has protein sequence MMKKVAVVTGARRGIGLGIAKELGLAGCYVVMSAFSADAQDALEEMKALGLQDSCEYMQCDISDAPSREALLGAVCQKFGRLDILVNCAGVAPKSRLDLLETTEESYDYVVNTNARSTFFMCQLAANKMIAFKEAGDIAEYSPRIINISSISAYTSSTNRAEYCISKAAISMTTQLFADRLADYGIPVFEVRPGIIMTDMTAKVAEKYEKLISEGVTPIRRFGQPKDVANCVVAACSGRLDFATGQVLNADGGFSIRRL, from the coding sequence ATGATGAAAAAAGTTGCTGTTGTCACCGGCGCCCGCAGGGGGATCGGCCTCGGCATTGCGAAAGAGCTGGGCCTGGCCGGCTGTTATGTGGTCATGTCCGCGTTTTCCGCCGACGCGCAGGATGCGCTGGAAGAGATGAAAGCGCTGGGCCTGCAGGACAGCTGTGAATATATGCAATGCGATATTTCAGACGCGCCCTCCCGCGAGGCCCTGCTCGGTGCGGTCTGTCAAAAGTTCGGCCGACTCGATATTCTGGTGAACTGTGCGGGTGTCGCGCCCAAGAGCCGGTTGGATTTGCTGGAAACCACCGAGGAAAGCTACGACTATGTGGTGAATACCAACGCCCGTTCAACCTTCTTTATGTGCCAGCTTGCGGCCAACAAGATGATTGCCTTCAAGGAAGCGGGAGACATCGCGGAATATTCCCCGCGTATCATCAATATTTCTTCGATTTCCGCCTATACTTCCTCGACCAACCGTGCCGAATACTGTATCTCCAAAGCAGCAATCTCGATGACCACCCAGCTGTTTGCAGACCGTCTGGCCGATTACGGTATTCCGGTCTTTGAGGTCCGCCCGGGGATTATCATGACCGACATGACCGCGAAAGTGGCTGAAAAATACGAAAAACTTATCTCGGAAGGCGTTACGCCGATCCGGCGCTTCGGCCAGCCGAAGGATGTCGCCAACTGTGTTGTCGCTGCCTGCAGCGGCCGGTTGGACTTTGCCACCGGCCAGGTGCTGAATGCGGATGGAGGTTTCTCCATTCGCCGTCTGTGA
- a CDS encoding shikimate dehydrogenase family protein, producing the protein MEPFIVNAKTDLYAILGDPISHSMSPVIHNNAFRRFGMDKVFLAVRCDPEHVDEMMRSLRFMDLKGYVFTMPLKEMVFSHMDEVKDEAEITGAINCVQNENGRLIGYNTDSRGFWTAVASRNVKNRPINRVFILGMGGFAKAAAAQAALQGVKEIIAVNRMEETAYVDSFRAFAGRLQKKAPHSTVCLMDWDPAGWKEALAGADVVANATPNGLNCDGDLYLQFPYEYADPDAIFFDAIYTPLKTKFLEKAEQLGHPIVDGLDLLSHQGVCSFKIWTGMDVEPEQMRQDGLRFIQESAH; encoded by the coding sequence ATGGAACCATTCATTGTCAATGCCAAAACCGACCTTTATGCGATCCTCGGAGACCCCATTTCCCATTCGATGTCCCCGGTCATCCACAATAACGCCTTCCGGCGTTTCGGGATGGATAAGGTTTTCCTGGCGGTCCGCTGCGATCCCGAACACGTCGATGAAATGATGCGTTCGCTCCGGTTCATGGACCTGAAGGGATATGTTTTCACAATGCCGCTCAAGGAAATGGTCTTTTCCCATATGGATGAGGTCAAGGACGAGGCCGAAATCACCGGCGCGATCAACTGTGTGCAGAATGAGAATGGCAGGCTGATCGGCTACAACACCGACAGCCGCGGATTCTGGACGGCGGTTGCTTCCCGCAATGTCAAAAACCGGCCAATCAACCGGGTATTTATCCTTGGGATGGGCGGCTTTGCCAAAGCGGCTGCCGCACAGGCGGCGCTGCAGGGGGTAAAGGAGATCATTGCGGTCAACCGCATGGAAGAAACCGCCTATGTGGACAGCTTCCGGGCTTTTGCCGGGCGCCTGCAGAAGAAAGCGCCGCACAGCACGGTGTGTCTTATGGACTGGGACCCGGCCGGGTGGAAAGAGGCGCTTGCCGGCGCCGACGTGGTGGCGAACGCCACGCCGAACGGCCTTAACTGCGACGGCGATCTGTATTTGCAGTTCCCGTACGAATATGCGGACCCGGACGCGATCTTTTTCGACGCGATCTATACCCCGCTCAAGACCAAATTTCTGGAAAAAGCCGAGCAGCTCGGGCATCCGATTGTGGACGGGCTGGATCTGCTTTCGCATCAGGGCGTCTGTTCGTTCAAGATTTGGACCGGTATGGACGTGGAGCCTGAGCAGATGCGGCAGGATGGGCTGCGTTTCATCCAGGAATCCGCACATTGA
- a CDS encoding LacI family DNA-binding transcriptional regulator: MSTIRDVARLANVSISTVSRVMNNTAPVEEETRQRVMDAVQVTGYKASAIAKALKSGRTNTIAFVIPNLVNMIYPSLAITVENEAQKYGYFVLFCNTQEEQAKEKGYVEKLKGDFVDGFLFSTALAGGESAEIYKLRREGVPVVCLMRETGDPRDSVVSDNLEGGYLAAKYLLDRGFREIAVVCGRQNLALYGQRLAGYKKALAEYGVPFNPSICLEGVKDGRENGSECILSYYKKYNRIPEAIFASSDPLAFDVMITLNRLGCSIPRDVSVIGFDNVPFAENYYLTTVEQKLYEMARAATRQLIAIIEKREPPDQPQQVFPVRVVERQSVRAADGREENKELHIPCAF; encoded by the coding sequence ATGTCGACGATTCGAGATGTTGCGCGTCTGGCAAATGTATCGATCAGCACGGTTTCGCGCGTGATGAACAATACCGCCCCGGTGGAGGAAGAAACCAGACAACGCGTGATGGATGCCGTACAGGTGACCGGGTACAAGGCGAGCGCAATTGCGAAAGCTTTGAAAAGTGGCCGTACCAATACGATCGCTTTTGTCATCCCAAATCTGGTCAATATGATTTACCCATCCCTTGCGATCACTGTGGAAAATGAAGCGCAGAAATACGGTTATTTCGTGCTGTTCTGCAATACGCAGGAGGAGCAAGCGAAGGAAAAGGGGTACGTTGAAAAGCTCAAAGGGGACTTTGTGGACGGATTCCTTTTTTCCACAGCGCTGGCCGGCGGCGAAAGCGCCGAGATCTATAAGCTTCGCCGGGAAGGCGTCCCGGTGGTCTGCCTGATGCGTGAAACCGGAGATCCACGGGATTCGGTTGTTTCGGACAATTTGGAGGGGGGATATCTCGCCGCCAAATATCTGTTGGACCGGGGATTTCGTGAGATTGCCGTCGTGTGCGGGCGTCAAAACCTGGCGCTGTATGGGCAGCGGCTTGCGGGTTACAAAAAGGCCCTTGCGGAATATGGGGTCCCATTCAATCCGTCCATCTGTCTGGAAGGCGTTAAGGACGGGCGGGAGAACGGTTCCGAATGCATCCTGTCCTACTACAAAAAATATAACCGGATTCCGGAAGCGATCTTCGCATCGAGCGACCCGCTCGCATTCGACGTGATGATCACCCTGAACCGGTTGGGCTGTTCCATCCCGCGGGATGTTTCGGTCATCGGATTCGATAATGTCCCATTTGCGGAGAATTATTACCTGACCACGGTGGAACAGAAACTCTATGAAATGGCGCGTGCCGCGACCAGGCAGCTGATCGCGATCATTGAAAAGCGTGAGCCGCCCGATCAGCCGCAGCAGGTTTTTCCCGTACGGGTGGTGGAGCGGCAGTCGGTTCGCGCTGCGGACGGCAGAGAAGAGAATAAGGAATTGCACATACCATGCGCGTTTTAG
- a CDS encoding oxidoreductase — protein sequence MEHTKFHYHSLDEIRAEQQRVGVSFPLSADTAVLNTPFNFGKVEIRNRLGIAPMEGADSNPDGSPSEKTFERYIRLAKGGAGVIWLEAVAIVPEGRSSPHQLLLSRETLPAFQRLTAQVKEAGMRANGFAPYLIMQANHSGRYAKPDGVPKPIIAYRHPIYEQRRPADDSCIASDDYLKGLEEKFGQAAVLCREAGFDAADIKSCHGYLLAELASAYTRPGPYGGSFENRFRLFINAFKNAKQAETDDFQVVARVGIYDGYAYPYGFGVRPEGGLAPDYTEGVRLMKILYEECGLQFANITMGNPYEDTHVTRPYDLGNYPPPEHPFEGIARMYEGCKAVKEALPDLMVSASAPSYLRAYSPNLAAGAILDGCCDEVLFGRLSFADPEFPNEIAATGTIDPKKVCVTCGKCGVLIRAGKLTGCVVRMPHPYLDILRSMNT from the coding sequence ATGGAGCATACAAAATTTCACTATCATTCACTGGATGAAATCAGGGCGGAACAGCAGCGGGTGGGAGTTTCTTTTCCGCTGAGCGCGGACACCGCGGTTCTGAATACGCCGTTTAACTTCGGCAAGGTGGAGATCCGTAACCGTCTGGGCATCGCGCCAATGGAAGGAGCGGATTCCAATCCGGACGGTTCGCCTTCCGAAAAGACTTTTGAACGTTATATCCGCCTTGCGAAAGGCGGCGCGGGCGTCATCTGGCTGGAAGCGGTCGCGATTGTGCCAGAGGGCCGGTCCAGCCCGCATCAGCTTTTGCTCAGTCGGGAGACGCTGCCGGCTTTCCAGCGGCTGACCGCGCAGGTCAAGGAGGCGGGTATGCGGGCAAACGGCTTTGCCCCCTATCTGATCATGCAGGCCAATCACAGTGGACGTTATGCCAAACCGGACGGCGTGCCCAAGCCGATCATCGCTTACCGGCACCCAATTTATGAACAGCGCCGTCCCGCGGACGACAGCTGCATCGCGAGCGATGATTACCTGAAGGGCCTGGAGGAGAAATTCGGTCAGGCGGCGGTACTCTGCCGGGAAGCAGGGTTCGACGCGGCCGACATCAAGAGCTGCCACGGCTACCTGCTCGCGGAACTCGCGTCAGCCTATACCCGGCCGGGCCCGTATGGCGGCAGTTTTGAAAACCGGTTCCGTCTCTTTATCAACGCGTTTAAAAACGCAAAGCAGGCGGAGACCGACGATTTCCAGGTGGTGGCGCGGGTTGGCATCTATGACGGTTACGCTTATCCCTATGGGTTTGGCGTACGGCCGGAAGGCGGACTTGCGCCGGACTATACGGAAGGCGTCCGGCTGATGAAAATCCTGTATGAGGAATGCGGTCTGCAATTTGCCAATATCACGATGGGAAACCCTTATGAGGATACCCACGTCACCCGCCCGTATGATCTGGGCAACTATCCGCCGCCGGAGCATCCGTTTGAGGGTATCGCGCGGATGTACGAGGGATGCAAAGCGGTGAAAGAAGCGTTGCCGGATCTGATGGTTTCGGCGTCGGCGCCCAGCTATCTGCGTGCTTATTCACCGAACCTGGCAGCGGGAGCGATTCTGGACGGCTGCTGCGATGAAGTGCTGTTTGGACGGCTGTCCTTTGCCGATCCGGAGTTCCCCAATGAAATTGCGGCGACCGGGACGATCGATCCCAAAAAGGTCTGTGTGACCTGCGGCAAATGCGGGGTTCTGATCCGCGCCGGCAAGCTGACCGGATGTGTGGTGCGTATGCCGCACCCCTATCTGGACATCTTGCGCAGTATGAATACATAA
- a CDS encoding DeoR/GlpR family DNA-binding transcription regulator, producing MLQHDRLIKIQAYLKENQAASTKSLAEYLGVSIVTIRKDLDMMEDAGIVTRTHGGAILVDASANSKPSQPPLLIPDRIDIVTDLAKDYVCPGDFIYLGSGRTCISLAEKIKEVKGISVITNNVSALSILKPHVENIVLLGGEIVMTPDGLFSAYDANFSKLVSGLFVNKAFSGGVGIDSEIGLTVNNMLSAHVTRTIPQLSEEWYVMMDSSKFGIRAFYQAAELDKISHLVTDVTNETELQKFRDKGLHIISP from the coding sequence AAAAATACAAGCGTACCTTAAAGAAAATCAGGCCGCTTCTACCAAGAGTCTGGCTGAATATTTGGGGGTCAGCATTGTTACCATCCGAAAGGATCTTGACATGATGGAGGATGCAGGTATCGTTACCCGCACGCATGGCGGCGCCATCCTGGTTGACGCTTCGGCAAACTCCAAGCCTTCTCAGCCTCCGCTGTTGATTCCCGACAGGATTGATATCGTCACTGATCTTGCAAAAGATTACGTCTGCCCCGGCGATTTCATCTATTTGGGCTCTGGCCGCACCTGCATCTCCCTTGCGGAAAAAATCAAGGAAGTAAAAGGCATTTCCGTAATCACCAACAATGTCTCCGCACTGAGCATCCTCAAGCCTCATGTGGAGAACATCGTGCTTCTCGGCGGGGAAATTGTCATGACCCCGGACGGCCTCTTTTCAGCCTATGACGCCAATTTCAGCAAGCTGGTCAGCGGCTTGTTTGTCAATAAGGCTTTTTCCGGCGGCGTTGGCATTGACAGCGAGATCGGTTTGACCGTTAACAATATGCTAAGCGCCCACGTCACCCGCACCATCCCGCAGCTGTCTGAAGAATGGTATGTCATGATGGACTCGAGCAAATTCGGCATCCGCGCTTTTTATCAGGCTGCGGAACTGGACAAGATCTCCCACCTGGTTACGGACGTCACCAATGAGACCGAGCTTCAAAAATTCAGGGATAAAGGCCTGCACATCATCAGCCCCTGA
- a CDS encoding FAD-dependent oxidoreductase, translating to MQENTKIAISGVEIPVHFYNTIVIGSGAAAFNAADSLYDFGQKDVAIVTEGVNMGTSRNTGSDKQTYYKLSLASGTPDSVYDMAKVLYGGQSVHGDTALVEAALSARCFYKLVNLGVPFPHDRYGQYVGYKTDHDPSQRATSCGPLTSRYMTEHLERSVRQKGIAVFDALRIVSLLTREENGETSVVGALAINKRSPSAKEGLTLFGCTNVVYATGGPSGLYYRSVFPQSQTCAHGAAFLCGAKGSNVGEWQYGIASTDFRWNLSGTYQQVIPRYLSTAPDGSDAREFLLDYFEDPQAMLNAVFLKGYQWPFDPRKVQKGGSSLVDIAVYHEINRKGRRVFLDFTKNPSCAGKDGTFDFSLLSQEAYQYLEKSGVLFGTPIERLLAMNRPAYQLYADHGIDLTRDLLEIAVCAQHNNGGLQADMWWQSNVKHLFPVGEACGNFGVYRPGGSALNAGQVGSLRAAQYIAARAAEPPLSPEALQAAAEVEVSRILSFCDELAKPGEEKLPPKQVREKYQREMDVCAAFLRRSQEIEQQIERCRGYLRDFTRQTLADSTGRVVDALINRDILVTQIVYLSGMKAYISDGGGSRGSYLVDRGDISYDDCRANGVASVLDDGRHAGSVQEVTLEPDGRVVVENIPRRPLPEDNCWFEVTYNDYLNDRVVGAKG from the coding sequence ATGCAAGAGAATACGAAAATCGCCATATCGGGCGTGGAAATCCCCGTCCATTTTTACAATACCATTGTAATCGGTTCGGGGGCAGCGGCTTTCAACGCCGCCGACAGTCTTTACGATTTCGGCCAGAAAGACGTTGCGATCGTGACCGAAGGGGTCAATATGGGCACCTCGCGCAATACGGGTTCGGATAAACAGACCTACTACAAGCTTTCCCTGGCCTCCGGGACTCCGGATTCGGTTTATGATATGGCAAAGGTGCTGTATGGGGGACAGTCGGTCCATGGCGACACCGCTCTGGTGGAAGCCGCCCTTTCGGCCAGATGCTTTTACAAACTGGTCAATTTGGGAGTGCCGTTCCCACATGACCGTTACGGCCAGTATGTGGGTTATAAGACCGACCATGACCCCTCCCAGCGCGCGACCTCCTGCGGGCCGCTGACTTCCCGGTACATGACCGAGCATCTCGAACGCTCGGTCCGGCAGAAGGGGATTGCGGTTTTTGACGCTTTGCGGATTGTCAGCCTGCTGACCCGGGAAGAAAACGGCGAAACCAGCGTTGTCGGCGCGCTTGCCATCAATAAACGCAGCCCGTCCGCCAAGGAAGGGCTCACCCTGTTCGGCTGTACCAACGTCGTCTACGCGACCGGCGGCCCGAGCGGGCTTTACTACCGCAGCGTTTTCCCACAGAGCCAGACCTGCGCCCACGGCGCGGCGTTTTTGTGCGGGGCGAAGGGCAGCAATGTGGGCGAATGGCAGTACGGCATCGCGTCCACCGATTTTAGGTGGAATCTTTCGGGCACCTACCAGCAGGTCATCCCGCGCTACCTCTCAACCGCGCCCGATGGGTCGGACGCGCGGGAGTTTCTGCTGGACTATTTCGAGGACCCGCAGGCGATGCTGAACGCGGTGTTCCTCAAGGGATACCAGTGGCCGTTTGACCCGCGCAAGGTACAAAAGGGCGGCTCGTCCCTTGTGGACATCGCTGTTTATCACGAAATCAACCGCAAGGGGCGCAGAGTGTTCCTCGACTTTACAAAGAACCCCTCCTGCGCGGGAAAAGACGGGACGTTTGACTTCTCGCTGCTTTCCCAGGAAGCCTATCAATACCTGGAAAAATCGGGCGTGCTGTTCGGCACACCAATTGAACGTCTGCTGGCGATGAACCGGCCGGCCTATCAGCTCTATGCCGATCATGGGATCGACCTCACAAGGGACCTTTTGGAGATCGCCGTCTGTGCGCAGCACAATAACGGCGGCCTGCAGGCGGATATGTGGTGGCAGTCGAATGTGAAGCATCTGTTCCCGGTGGGGGAGGCCTGCGGCAACTTCGGCGTTTACCGGCCGGGCGGCAGCGCGCTCAACGCGGGGCAGGTGGGTTCGCTGCGCGCCGCGCAGTATATCGCTGCGCGGGCGGCCGAGCCGCCGCTTTCCCCAGAGGCGCTGCAAGCTGCTGCTGAAGTGGAGGTTTCCCGTATTTTGTCTTTCTGCGACGAACTGGCCAAGCCCGGAGAGGAAAAATTGCCGCCCAAACAGGTTCGGGAGAAATACCAGCGTGAGATGGATGTCTGCGCGGCGTTCCTGCGCCGCAGCCAGGAAATCGAACAACAGATCGAACGGTGCAGGGGCTATCTCAGGGACTTCACCCGCCAGACGCTTGCGGACAGCACCGGCCGCGTGGTTGACGCGTTGATCAACCGGGATATCCTGGTCACGCAGATTGTCTACCTCAGCGGCATGAAGGCATACATTTCGGACGGCGGCGGAAGCCGCGGTTCCTATCTGGTCGACCGCGGCGATATCAGCTATGACGACTGCCGCGCGAATGGCGTTGCGTCGGTTCTGGATGATGGCCGCCATGCCGGATCCGTCCAGGAAGTGACGCTGGAGCCGGACGGCCGGGTCGTGGTGGAGAATATCCCCCGCAGGCCGCTTCCGGAGGACAACTGCTGGTTTGAGGTCACCTACAACGATTATCTGAACGACCGTGTGGTCGGTGCAAAGGGATAG
- a CDS encoding TRAP transporter substrate-binding protein, protein MKKLLALTLALAMVLSFAACGGSSAPASSAAPAASTPAASTAPADSSAAPADSGEAEYVLKLGDVLAEDHPHSQSYYWFADRVAELTGGKVKVEVYVNSSLGNQSDLVEGLSLGTVQIAKSMTTGLSVYCPEIQIFDLPYMFQNTDQFFKVIDGEIGEYYAKDVLGTQDMIGIAYFYAGSRSFYTNKPINALSDIKGWKIRVPESPIFMGLCDSFGCAGTPMSVGELYTALQTGVVDGAENAPIFYYQQKHFEAAPYLTMTEHIMTPDIVVMSKSYLESLPQEYQDAIIQAGKDMMQYERELWFSQEEDAMTALKDAGVTVTEVDKAEWIAAAQKVWDNFRDVVGQENIDKIQALA, encoded by the coding sequence ATGAAAAAACTACTTGCTCTTACTCTGGCGCTTGCAATGGTCCTCTCGTTTGCAGCTTGCGGCGGTTCTTCCGCTCCCGCGTCCTCCGCGGCCCCTGCAGCGTCCACACCCGCGGCTTCCACTGCTCCGGCGGATTCCTCCGCTGCTCCCGCAGATTCCGGTGAAGCTGAATATGTCCTGAAGCTGGGCGATGTTCTGGCTGAAGACCACCCGCATTCCCAGTCCTACTACTGGTTTGCAGACCGTGTCGCGGAACTGACGGGCGGCAAGGTCAAGGTGGAAGTGTATGTCAACTCCTCGCTGGGCAACCAGTCCGACCTGGTGGAAGGACTGAGCCTTGGCACCGTCCAGATCGCAAAATCGATGACCACCGGCCTGTCGGTTTACTGCCCTGAGATCCAGATCTTCGACCTGCCTTACATGTTCCAGAACACGGATCAGTTCTTCAAAGTCATCGACGGCGAAATCGGCGAGTACTATGCGAAAGACGTTCTGGGCACCCAGGATATGATCGGCATCGCTTACTTCTATGCCGGCTCCCGCAGCTTCTACACCAACAAACCGATCAACGCCCTGAGCGACATCAAGGGCTGGAAGATCCGCGTTCCGGAGTCCCCGATCTTCATGGGCCTGTGCGATTCGTTTGGCTGCGCGGGCACCCCGATGAGCGTTGGCGAGCTGTACACCGCTCTGCAGACCGGCGTTGTTGACGGCGCTGAGAACGCTCCGATCTTCTACTATCAGCAGAAACACTTTGAGGCGGCTCCGTACCTGACCATGACCGAGCACATCATGACTCCGGATATCGTTGTCATGAGCAAAAGCTACCTCGAATCCCTGCCGCAGGAATACCAGGATGCGATCATCCAGGCTGGTAAGGATATGATGCAGTACGAGCGCGAACTGTGGTTCTCCCAGGAAGAGGACGCCATGACCGCGCTGAAAGACGCCGGCGTGACTGTCACCGAGGTCGACAAGGCCGAGTGGATCGCTGCCGCGCAGAAAGTTTGGGACAACTTCCGTGACGTTGTCGGCCAGGAGAACATCGATAAGATCCAGGCTCTGGCATAA
- a CDS encoding TRAP transporter large permease, which translates to MAMVFIILIIMLVLGIPIAYAIGLAATWGLLFVGNVPLTVVPQRMYTMLDTFSLLAIPFFILAGNLMEKGGISRKLITFANSIVGHIRGGLGMVDILSCMLFGAISGSGSAASAAIGGICIPSMREQGYDKEFSGAITAVSGPLGIIIPPSVVMVIYATTANVSVGSMFLAGYLPGCFLGIAMMACVYVIAHKKGYPAGRRATVKEFFIALRDAVWALFMIFIIIGGIFSGYFTATEAACVSVVYALIVGFFIYRELHLSDLTDIFVKSAMTSSGIMFCVATTNILAWLMTSQNVAAKVAASMSSVISSKIVMLLAINVIFLILGTFLDSTPAIILAVPILLPLVTQFGVDPVHFGIIVTVNLAIGMSTPPVGITLFVSSRISETSLTDMIRPMLPLWAVMIVALLVITFFPPLSMLLVNM; encoded by the coding sequence ATGGCAATGGTATTTATTATTTTGATCATCATGTTGGTTCTCGGAATCCCGATTGCGTATGCGATCGGCCTGGCGGCGACCTGGGGATTGCTTTTTGTGGGCAACGTCCCGCTGACGGTTGTGCCGCAGCGCATGTATACCATGCTCGACACCTTTTCGCTTTTGGCAATCCCGTTCTTCATCCTGGCGGGCAACCTGATGGAAAAGGGCGGCATCTCAAGAAAGCTGATCACCTTTGCAAACAGCATCGTCGGCCATATCCGCGGCGGGTTGGGCATGGTGGACATCCTCAGCTGCATGCTTTTTGGCGCGATCTCCGGTTCCGGTTCGGCCGCGAGCGCGGCGATCGGAGGCATCTGCATCCCTTCGATGCGCGAACAGGGCTACGACAAGGAATTCTCCGGTGCTATCACCGCGGTTTCCGGCCCGCTCGGCATCATCATCCCGCCAAGCGTCGTCATGGTCATCTATGCGACCACCGCCAATGTTTCGGTCGGTTCGATGTTCCTGGCCGGCTACCTGCCCGGCTGCTTCCTCGGCATCGCCATGATGGCCTGCGTCTATGTCATTGCGCATAAGAAAGGCTATCCGGCTGGGCGGCGCGCAACGGTCAAGGAATTTTTTATCGCGCTCAGGGACGCGGTATGGGCGCTCTTCATGATCTTCATCATCATCGGAGGCATCTTCTCGGGCTATTTCACCGCGACCGAAGCGGCCTGTGTGTCAGTGGTCTATGCACTGATCGTCGGCTTTTTCATCTACCGGGAACTGCACCTGTCCGATCTCACTGACATTTTCGTCAAGAGCGCGATGACCTCTTCGGGTATCATGTTCTGCGTTGCGACCACCAACATCCTCGCATGGCTGATGACCAGCCAGAATGTTGCCGCGAAAGTTGCCGCGTCGATGAGCTCGGTTATTTCGAGCAAAATTGTGATGCTGCTTGCGATCAACGTCATCTTCCTGATCCTCGGCACATTCCTCGATTCCACGCCTGCAATTATCCTCGCTGTCCCGATCCTGCTCCCGCTGGTGACCCAGTTCGGCGTTGACCCGGTGCACTTCGGCATTATCGTCACCGTCAACCTGGCAATCGGTATGAGCACGCCTCCGGTCGGCATCACCCTGTTTGTTTCCTCCCGCATTTCGGAGACTTCGCTGACAGATATGATCAGGCCGATGCTGCCGTTGTGGGCGGTTATGATTGTGGCGCTGCTGGTAATTACCTTCTTCCCGCCGCTGAGCATGCTGCTGGTCAATATGTAA
- a CDS encoding TRAP transporter small permease → MKTFFSGLRKVETALAVISMVAFTAVAFLQVTFRVFLHNPLGWSEELCKFLFIWCTFIGAILVSADNGHFCVDFFVTKCSPVVQKILKYLSFVLVALFSVILIYFGVKLMMSNTNRISPALGIQMSYIYTIFPINGVLVILHLIESIWKDAKARKEA, encoded by the coding sequence ATGAAAACTTTCTTTTCCGGCTTGCGGAAAGTGGAAACGGCCCTGGCGGTTATCTCGATGGTGGCTTTCACCGCGGTCGCTTTTCTGCAGGTTACCTTCCGTGTATTTTTACATAACCCATTGGGCTGGTCGGAGGAATTGTGCAAATTCCTTTTCATCTGGTGTACCTTTATCGGCGCGATCCTGGTTTCCGCCGACAACGGACACTTCTGTGTGGATTTCTTTGTGACCAAATGCTCCCCGGTTGTGCAGAAGATTCTCAAATACCTGAGCTTTGTGCTGGTGGCCCTTTTCAGCGTCATTCTGATCTATTTCGGTGTGAAACTGATGATGTCCAATACCAACCGTATCTCGCCCGCGCTGGGGATCCAAATGAGCTATATCTACACGATTTTCCCAATCAACGGCGTGCTGGTGATCCTGCACCTGATCGAATCGATCTGGAAAGACGCCAAAGCAAGAAAGGAGGCCTGA